In Choloepus didactylus isolate mChoDid1 chromosome 6, mChoDid1.pri, whole genome shotgun sequence, one DNA window encodes the following:
- the LOC119536509 gene encoding olfactory receptor 51I2-like yields MGFINVTHPASFLLTGVPGLENSHSWLAGPLCVMYAVALTGNTVILQAVRLEPSLHEPMYYFLSMLSLSDVAMSMTTLPTVLRTFCLNARHIAFDACLIQMFLIHSFSMMESGILLAMSFDRYVAICNPLHYATMLTNRFIAGMGLAVATRSFITLFPLPFLFKRLPICRSNVLSHSYCLHPDMMKLACADITINSIYGFFVLVSTYGMDLFFIFLSYVLILHSVMAIASRQERLKTLNTCVSHILGVLIFYVPMIGVSTVHRFGKHAPRYIHVLMSNIYLFMPPVLNPIIYSAKTKEIRRAIVRMFHRIKM; encoded by the coding sequence ATGGGGTTCATCAATGTCACTCACCCTGCTTCCTTCCTCCTGACTGGTGTCCCTGGCCTGGAAAACTCTCACTCCTGGCTGGCAGGGCCCCTCTGTGTGATGTATGCTGTGGCACTTACAGGCAACACAGTGATCCTGCAGGCTGTGCGACTGGAGCCCAGCCTCCATGAGCCCATGTACTACTTCCTATCCATGCTGTCCTTAAGTGACGTGGCCATGTCCATGACCACACTGCCCACTGTCCTCAGAACCTTCTGTCTCAATGCCCGCCACATTGCTTTTGATGCCTGCCTAATCCAGATGTTTCTCATCCACTCCTTTTCCATGATGGAGTCAGGTATTCTGCTGGCCATGAGCtttgaccgctatgtggccatttgTAACCCCTTGCACTATGCTACTATGCTCACCAATAGATTCATTGCTGGGATGGGCTTAGCTGTGGCCACCCGGAGCTTTATTaccctcttccctcttcccttccttttcaaGAGGTTGCCTATTTGCAGATCCAATGTTCTTTCCCACTCCTATTGCCTGCACCCAGACATGATGAAACTGGCCTGTGCCGACATCACCATCAACAGCATCTATGGGTTCTTCGTTCTTGTATCTACCTACGGCATGGACCTGTTTTTTATCTTCCTCTCCTATGTGCTTATTCTGCACTCTGTCATGGCCATTGCTTCCCGTCAAGAACGTCTCAAAACTCTCAACACATGTGTGTCACACATCCTAGGTGTTCTTATATTCTATGTGCCAATGATTGGGGTCTCCACAGTGCACCGCTTTGGTAAGCATGCCCCACGCTATATACATGTCCTCATGTCCAATATTTACCTCTTCATGCCCCCTGTTCTCAACCCTATCATTTATAGTGCCAAGACAAAGGAGATCCGCCGTGCCATTGTCCGTATGTTTCACCGCATCAAGATGTGA